In the genome of Longimicrobium sp., the window CGGCTCCGGCAGCTCGCCCGCGAACGGACCGCTCGCCGATGCGTCCAGCGCCCGCGCGTCGAAGCCGGCCAGCACGTACCCGGCATCGTTCACCCCGAGCGCGATGCAGCGCGCCTGGGCTTCGTTCAGCGCGCGCGTTTCGCCGGGCGCCAGGTCCAGGCGGACGGCGGCGTCGCACGATGCGGCGGGGGCGCTGGGGCCCGCGGCGTCCTGGCAGCCAGCCAGGGCGGCGGATGCAAGGATGAGAACGGCGAGGCGGTGTGAGATCATCGGTCCAGCTCCGTTGAACGATTCGGGGCGCGCGACCGGCCGCCCTCGGGGCTCTCCAAAGCGAACACCGTTCCCGGTTCCCGCAAACGGGTAAGATGACCCGGTGCATGTGTTTGCGACCTACGGGAAGGCAGCGGCGCCTCTCCGCCGAATGTCCGAAAACCGGTCGGTGGACGAGGGGTGGTGCACGAGAAGGCCAGTGCCTGCGCGGGAATTGGCGGGGTGTACGATTTTCGATCGATCCAGTGCAGGTCGTGATGCTTCCCCGGCCACGGCTCCGCGACTAAGTTGGGCCCGGTCAGGGAGGCCCCGCGTCCGCAGCCCCCGCCCACCACTCGGTCCAACGCCCATGATCCATCCATCCATCGCACGTGTGCCCCGCCTGCGCGCGCTGCTCGTCAACACGGCCATCCTCTTCGCCCTTCCCGCCGCCGCGCAGGGCGGGGAAGCGGAAGAGCGGACGGCCCGCTACTTCGACGGGATCCGCTCCGATCCGCGCGCCCTGTCGATCTTCATCCGCGAAATGCCCAAGGGGGCAGACCTGCACAGCCACCTGTCCGGCGCCGTCTACGCGGAAAGCTACCTGCGCTGGGCGGCGGAGGACGGGTTGTGCGTCAACACGCGGTCGGGCGCCATCACGCGCCGGCCGTGCACGCCCAACGATACGCTCCGCCTGGCCTCCACCCTTTCCGACACGAGCGCGTTGTATCGGATGTCGGTCGATTCGCTCTCCATGCAGGGGTGGACGCCGAACAGCGGCATCAGCGGCCACAACCAGTTCTTTTCCACCTTCGGCCGAATGGGCGTCATCGACCGCCGGACGGGCGACATGCTGGCCGAGGCGTCCAATCGCGCTGCCATCGGCCGGGTGCGCTACCTGGAGCTGATGCTGACGGTGGACGGCGGCGGCGCCCGCGCGCTGGGCGACTCGCTGCGCTGGACTGACGATTTCGGCGCGATGCGCGACACGCTGCTGGCTCGCGGCCTTCCGGAGATCATCACCGCCAGCCGCGCCCGGCTGACTTCGATCGCGGCGCGGCGCGACACGGTGCTGGGCTGCGGGACGGCGAATCCGCAGCCAGGGTGCGAGGTGGAGGCGCGGTGGCTGTACCAGGTGTCGCGCGCCGCGCCGCCCGGGCGCGTGTTCGCGCAGATCCTCACGGGCTTCATGCTGGCCACGGCGGACCGCCGCGTGGTGGGGCTGAACCTGGTGCAGCCGGAAGACGACACCACGGCCATGCGCGAGTATTCGCGGCAGATGCGGATGATCCAGTTCCTGCGGCCGCTGTACCCGGGGGTAAAGGTGACGCTGCACGCGGGCGAGCTGGCGCCGGGGCTGGTGCCCGCCGAGGGGCTGCGCTTCCACATCCGCGAGGCGGTGCGGGTGGCGGGCGCCAGCCGCATCGGGCACGGGGTGGACATCATGCACGAGGACAGCTCGGCCGAGCTGATGCGTGAGATGGCGCGCAACCGGGTAATGGTGGAGATCAACCTCACCAGCAACGACGTGATCCTGGGCATCCGAGGCGCCGAGCACCCGCTGCACGCGTACATGGCCGCGGGCGTGCCCGTGGCCCTGTCGACGGACGACGAGGGCGTGGCGCGCTCGGAGATGTCGATGGAGTACATGAAGGCGGTGCGCGACCAGAACCTGGGCTATCCCGCGCTCAAGATGATGGCCCGCACGTCGCTTCAGCACGCCTTCGTGGAGGGCGACCCGCTCTGGCGCGACCTGTCGTCGCTCACCCCCGCGGCCCCGTGCGCGCCGTCCGCCGGAGGGATGCAGGGTGCCCGCTGCCGCGCCTTCGTCCGGCGCAGCCCCAAGGCCATGCTGCAGTGGCGCCTGGAGCGCGACTTCGCCCGCTTCGAAACCCAGGCAGTGCAGTCGATGGCCGCGGCGCGGTAACCGCGGAATCCACGACCAGAAAACGAGCAGTCCGCGCCGAAGCACGGGCTGCTCGTTTCTCATGGTTGATCTGCTCACCCTCGAGAGCAGTTCCCGTGTTTCCCGCGGTAAACGGCGCCTTGATACGCCTGTCAGGAATGATGATGTAAGTCGCCGTTCCGGGCGAGCAAAGCACCAAGCGGGCTCCGCGATGATCGCGGAGCCCGCCCTTTGTCATGCCTTCCGGCCGCGTGCCTGCTACCCGCGCGACTTCGAATCCATGGCGTCCTCGTCGCGGTCGCACTCGCGGAGGTGCCCGGAATAGGCGCGGGAGTTGTCGAGCACCCACAGCCAGCAGCCCGGCACCTCCGCCTGCAGCGTGGCGTTGAACGACAGCGGGCCGTTGGCGCCGCCGCCGACGGTGCGCGCGGAGAGCACGATGTTGGCCCCCGTCTCCAGCGACACGCGGCAGACTTCCTGTCCGGGCATGATGTCGTAGCGCGCCAGCCCCACGCGCGCGATCACGTTTCCATAGCCGGCGGTGGCGTTCCGCACGCAGATGCGGGTGCGCTCCCGCTGGTTGGCGTCTTCGCCCTTCCGGAGCGAAGCGCACGCGGTGAGCGCGACGGCTGCAACGATGGCCAAGCGGTACATCCGGCCTCCCGGGTGGAAGTGCGTTCGCGTCGCCGATGTCCCTCGCGGCGAGGCCTTTTACGGAGTTTCGCCCTTCAGATACCGGCGAAGCACCAGGAAGCGGTACGCCCCTACCACGAATCCCACCGCGCCCAGGATCACCAGGGCCCAGCCGCCCGCCGTGGCCAGCGCCCCCGGAACGAACCGCGCGAGACTCGCCCCACCGATGATCAGCGCCATCGCCGTCCGCACGTAGGCCAGCAGGGTGCGTTCATTCGCGAGCAGCGTTCGCTCGAGCGCCATCCGGTCCGGGTCACGCATGGGGTTCATGCCGGTCCAGTTTGCGAGGCGTGTGCCACGTCCGCGGCCGGGCGCGAATGGATCACCCGCTTACCCCCCGTTCCGCGAACGCGAGCATCACGTGCGCCCGAAGCGTGTGCTGGCATGCATCTGGCCCCGCGCCCCGGCTGACTTTCCTGGATAGACTACGAAGGGGAACCGATGTACGGAATGCGACGCTGGGTGGTGGCTGGGCTGGTGGGCGTGCTGGCGGCGGGGGCGTGCGCCCCGGGCGCGCATGACGACGACGTGAACGAGCCGGACGAGGCGGGGGAGAGCACGCCCCCGCTGTCCGCGAACGCCCCCGCGCCCGCGCCGGCCCCGGCGATGGATGCGGCGGCGGTGCAAGCTCGCATCGACGCGCGGCGCGATTCCATCCGCGCCGCGTTCGGCAGGGTGAACAAGCTGAAGTGGCGCGAGGTGTGGGGCCTGCGTCGGGACAAGAACGCCGAGCAGATCGCCAGGGCGCAAAGCCTGGGCGTGCGCGTCTCCGGCGAAGCGCAGATCGCGCAGCTCGCAAAGCAGGGGCGGCTGGTGGCGCTGGAGGACAGCACCGAATACTGGGTGCTGCGCAAGATGACGCACTCGGTGCCCTACATGACGCCGGATGGGCACGCCATGCTCCGGGAGGTCGGCAGACGGTTCCATGCGCGCCTCGACAGCCTGGGGCTGCCGCGCTTCCGGATGAAGGTCACGTCCGCGCTCCGGACGGACGAGACGCAGGCGGAGCTGCGCAAGATCAATCCGAACGCGTCGCAGACCGTCAGCTCGCACGAGTACGGCACCACGCTCGACGTTTCGCACGAGCGGTTCGCCGCGCCCGCCGCGCCCCGTGAAGCGTCACCCGCGGAATGGGCGCTGGAGGTGGTGATGATGGACACGGTGGTGAAGTACTACGGAAAGGAGCTGCAGGCGGAGCTGGGCCGCGTGATCACGGAAATGCGGGAGGAGGGCGCGCTGATGGTGATGATGGAGGATGCCCAGCCCGTCTACCACATGACGGTCGCGCGCCGCTTCCGCGGCGCGCGATGAGGCGGATCAGGGCCGCGGTGCCTGGCCCGACCACGGGCACTCGCGGCGCCGGGTGTCGGTGATCTGGATGATCTGCCAGCCAGCTTCCATCCGCACGAACTGGAAGGCGTTCACGCCGCAGTGGCTGAACTGGTCGTCCAGGTAAAAGGCGTAGTTCATCCACGCGGTCGCCAGCGGGCCGTCCACGCGGATCTCCACGCCCGAGATCCGCTCGTCCCACACCTTTTCATGCGGCGTTCCCACCGCGCGGATGAACGGGTCGATGCTGTCGCCGCGCAGCACCGTCCGGCTCTCGCGGATCGACACCGACTGCAGGCGCGCCGTGGGATGGAAGAGCGGGCGCAAGGCCGTGCTGTCGCCCGCGCGCATGGCGTCGAACATCCGGTCGACGACGGCACGCACTTCCTGCTGCTCGGGAGTGTCCTGGGCCGCAAGCGAGTGGTCACCCGCCACCAGGGCGAGCGCGAGGGCGAGTAGACGAAGGATTCGCATCGGGAAGTGGATGGGGAAGGGGAGGTGTGCGGCGCGAGCGCCGGGGGCCATCCAAAGCTGAGGAAGAGTTCGCGGTTGCGCCAGCCCCGTGCACCGGAACGAAGAGGGGCGCCGCGGCTGCGGCGCCCCTCTTCGCCGAATCGCATCCCGTCTACTGCGCCAGGAACGAGCGCGCGGCGGCGGTCAGCAGCGGGTCGCGGCTGCCGATGGGGGCCGAGGGAAGGTGGCCCTCGCCGATGGTCCACACGATGGCGCCGCCCAGCCCGCGGGCCCGGGCGAAGTCGCCCTTGGCGGCGATGGACTGCTCGTCTTCGTAGCTGACGAAGTTGCAGCCGTTCGGCCCCTTGGGCGAGCTGAAGGTAAGGTACGGCACGCCGGCCGCCGCGTCCCACCGCTTGGCCGTGCCATCGTAGTACGACGACATGATGGTGGCGTAGCTCATGTTGTTGTCGCTGCCCACGCGCGCCGTCGTCGTCGTCTGCGCCACGCGCGGCTGGGTGGCGCCCTTCCAGCAGGTGCCGTAGAAGCCCAGCCCAATTCCCAGCTTGGCCGCGGGCACGCCGACGGCCAGGTAGCGGTCTACCGTGCTGGCGACCGAGGCCGGCCGCGCCGACGCGGCGTCGTGCAGCGGCGAGTGGTGCCACACCTCCCACCCCTGCCACGCGCCGCCCATCCCGTAGCTCATCAGGTTCATCTGGTCCACCACCCTCGCGGCCTGCGCGTACCAGCCGTCGTACGTGGCGGGAAAGTTGTTGTTCACCATGCCGACGGGAATGGTGATCAGCATTCCCGGCCGGCGGGCGCGCAACTGCTGCAGCAGCCAGAGCAGCGGGGCCTTGTCCGCCTCCTGGATGGGCTCCCAATCCACGTCGATGCCGTCGTAGCCCAGGGCGTCCATCGTCGCCAGCAGGTTGGTGACGAACACCTCGCGGTAGGTGGCCGACGCCGCGCCCACGAACTGGGCGTGGCTCCCGGCGCCGCCCAGCATCAGGATGGCCTTCCTGCCGGCCTGGTGGGCGCGGGTGGAAAGGGTGCGCGCCATCGCGGGGCCGTTGACGTCGTCGATGTCGAAGTGGGTCAGCACGCCCCCGGTGGAGGTAGGCAGGACGGGTCCGACGATGATGTGCGTCATCAGCGAGAAATCCACCTCCGACGCGGGGTAGAGGCTGCGCTGATAGCCGACGTAGTAGCCCGACACCCAGCGCCCCGGGGTGCCCGAGGGCGGCGGCAGCGTCGGTGCGGCCTGTGGCGTCACGGCTGCGGAGGCGGCGGAGGCCGGTCCCGCGCCCGCCGAGTTGATGGCGACGACGTTGAAGGTGTAGGCGGTGCCGTTCGCCAGCCCGGTCACGGTGGCGGTCGTCGTCGGCGCGGTCACCGAGACGGTGGCTCCGCTGGGGCTGGCGGTCACGCGGTAGCTTTGCAGGGTGCGCCCGCCGTCGCTGTAGGGAGCGGTCCAGCGCACCGTCGCCCGGGCGTCGCCCGCCACCGCATGGACGGACTGCGGCGCGCTCGGAAGCGCGGACTTCCGCGCCTCCTGCGCCTGGCCGTCTGGCTGAGTGCTTTCCGTGGGGCTGGCGGCGCTGCACGCGGCGGCGAGGAAGAGCGCGAGGGCTGTCACTGGGCGGAGAAGTGCGGACGGGATCGTGATTCGTGGATGTGCCATGAGGGTCCTGCCGGCGAGAAGATGGGCCGCCGCCTCTCGACGGAAGTGGCGGGTGCCATCCGGAGCGCGGCGTTCTGGGAGGGGAGGCGCGCGTGCCGATTCGCTCGCGCGCGGTTCCAGGAACGAAGGGCGGGGCGCGCCAGGAGGCGCGTGAGTCAGCAGCGGTGCTGCGTCTTCAGCCCAACGTCATCGGTGTGCGATGTAGCAGCTACTGCGCCATCCACCGCTTCCACATCGCTTTCCCTCCCAATTACTTCATATCCTGCGCCAAATCTCGTCTCCTGCAAGGCAGGGTGCCACCGCACGCCAGTGTGTAGCAGATGCGAAACTGCCGCGAATCGCCAAGATCTCAGTGTTTTGCAATCGCGCAGGACTACATCTACTCGACTGGAGTCCGCATCCACGGTGCGGGATGAGTGGACGTCATTATCTCAGATTCTTGATCACACAGATGAAGGGATTCGCGTTCCGTTGCTTGATGAATCCGTCTTTGGTTAGCCGCACGACGGTCCGGCGGATCGAGTCGCTCTCGTTCCCGCCGATCGTCAGCGCATACCGACCCAACGCATCACTTCCGGTCTCCACGACGATCGCTGAGTGCGACGTGTAGTTCGCGTGCTTCTTCGCGAAGGTGTAGTCGTGCGTTGCTCCCCCGCGATTGTTCTGGATGATGTCTCCCACCTGCGGCGGGTGCATCGTGATTTCAACACCATGGAACACACCCTTGTTAGCGAGTGCGTTCTGGATCGCTTGATGAACGAAGACGGAATGGGCAGACGCAAACTTGAATTCCGTCGCGGACGCTCCAGCCTGCTTCACGCACCAGGACACAAACACAGCCGACCACGGCACAGAGGAGCAGCTGGTGAAGCCCAGGTTGAGCTCTGTCCAGTATCTCCTGATCTGCTTGCACAACTGAGGGTCGGCCTCGTTCACCATGTGGAACTTGGAATGCTGATCTCCAGCGACAGCGGCGAGCTTGCGGGCGAACGGCGTCGGAAGGGCCATGGGAGACAATCTCCTGAAGCGAGTCCAGAGTGTGCGGATAAAGGTGTGGGCCGCATCAGGGATATTGGATGGACGCCCTCTATCATTTTCACGACTCGGATTTCAGGGCGAAGCGGGTTTCTAGCACGTACGGCACGGCAACGGGCGCCACGCATGGGCCCCCGTTGGAGGTGTCCTCCAGTCCGATGCGGATCGGGCGATCGGCGAAGCGTGGAAGCCGCCGTCGTCCGCGCCGTCGCGTCAGGCCTGCGCGGAATCGAAGACGAGGACCGTGACGCCGCCCGTGCCCAGGGCGGCCGCGTCCGTGGCGGCTGCGGAGCCCTCGGGAGTGTTCAGCCCCGCGTGAAGGTCTTCCATGCTGTCGAAGTTCAGGATCAGCACCAGGTGATACGGGCCCGGGCCTTCGGCCGTCATCACGGGCCCCCGGCTGATCTCCACCGACCGTAGCCCCGGGATTTTCCTGGTGACCTCGAGGTGCGTCTCCTGGAGGTACTTCTCGAACGCGGCTTCATCCGTCGGGTGATTGTACAGCGAAATCAGCTTGGCCATGACTTCTCCTGGGATGATGAAAGGTGATCCTGCGCGACCCGAACATCCGGCGCGCGACCGGCCGAAGGCAGGTCGCCGCGCAACTCCATCGGCACGAACGCGATGCCGTTCTGAACCTGCACGGCACCGGTCGCCGTGAAGCCGAACCGCTCGTAGACCCGCACCGCGTTCACGGACGAGTTCACCGTGAACCGGCCGGTGTTGCCGTCCGCCGCCGCCGCGTTCTTCGCCACGTCCCATAGCCGTGACGCGATGCCCCGCCGGTGGAACGGCTCGGCGACCATCAGGTGATACAGGTGCCCGGCGTCGCGCACCCCGACGATCCCCGCCAGCTCGCCCGCGCTTTCGGCCACGTGGTAGCGATAGCGGCCGCTGACGATGGAATCCGCGATGGTCGCCGGCGTGATCGTTTCGAAGAAGGCGGCCGCGTCCTGCGGGCGGTCCGGGTCGGCGAGGAAGTACCGTGCGAGCGACGCAATCAGCGCGCTGATGCGCCCGGCATCGTCCGCCGTCGCCTCGCGGAAAGTCAATTCTGGAGGGAGCATCGTTCCACTGCTGCTCTGGTGTGCCGCTATGTAGAGAGTCGAGGTCCGTTCGCGCAAGAGATTCGGGGCGCACGGGACGATTCCCGTGCGCCCCGATCGTCAATTCCGCGGCCCGGCTTACTGGGCGAGGAACGCCTGGTGCGCGGCCGCGAGGAGCGGGTCGCGGCTCCCCGCCGGCGCCGCGGGCAGGTGCCCCTGTCCGATCGTCCAGATGATGGTGCCGCCGAGACCCTGGCTCCGAGCGAACTCGCCCTTCGCCGCGATGGACTGCTCGTTCTCGTACGAGATGAAGTTGCAGCCCTGCGGGCCCTTCGGCGCGCTGAACGTCAGGTAGGGCGCGCCCGCCGCGGCATCCCACCGGTACGCCGCGGCGTTGTAGTAGTGCGCCATGATGTTGGCGTAGCTCATCACGTTGTCCTCGGCCACCATCGCGGTGCCGGCGTTCTGCTGCTCGCGCGGGCCGTAGTTGTTCTTCCAGCACGCCCCGTAGAACCCCATGCCGATGCCCAGCTTGGCGGCCGGCACGCCCACGCCCAGGTAGCGCTGCACCGTGCTGGAGATGGATACCGGCCGGTACGTCGCCGCATCGTTCAGCGGCGAGTGGTGCCACACCTCCCAGTACGGCCACGGGCCAGACATGCTGTAGCTCATCACGTTCATCTGGTCGACCACCGCCGCCGCCTGCGCGTACCAGGCGTCGTACGTGCCGGGGAAGTTGTTGTTCACCGTGCCGACGGGAATGGTGATGAGCATTCCCGGACGGCGGGCGCGCAGCGCCTGCAGCAGCGCCAGCAGGGGCGCCTTGTCGGCCTCCTCGATGGGCTCCCAGTCCATGTCGATGCCGTCGTAGCCCAGGTCGTCCATCGTCGCCAGCAGGTTGGTGACGAAGGTGGAGCGGTAGCTGGACGAGGCCGCGCCCACGAACTGCGCGTGGGTGCCCGCGCCGCCCAGCATCAGGATGGCCTTCTTGCCGGCCTGGTGCGCGCGCGTGCTCAGGGTGCGCGCCATGGCCGGGCCCTCGACGTCGTTGATGTCGAAGTGCGTCAGCACGCCGCCCGTGGACGTCGGCAGAACGCGGCCCACGATGATGTGGCTCATCAGCGAAAAGTCCACCTCCTCGGGCGGATACAGGCTGCGCTGGTAGCCCACGTAGTAGCCCGACACCCAGCGGCCGGTGCTGGACGGCGGCGGCGTGGTGCCGGCCTGCGGCGTCACGGCGTTCGACGGCGCCGAGGCCGATCCGGTGCCCACGCTGTTCGTCGCGGCGACGGTGAACGTGTACGTGGTGCCGTTCGCCAGCCCGGTGATGCTGGCCGTGGTCGCCGGGGCGGTGACGGTGAGCGTGGCGCCGCCGGGCTGCGTGGTGACGCGGTAGCTGCTGATGGGCTTGCCGCCGTTGCTGGCGGGCGCCGTCCAGGTGACGGTGGCGCGCGCGTCGCCGGCGCTGGCCTGCACGGATTGCGGCGCGCTGGGCACCGTCGCGCGGGCCTTGGCGGCGCTGGGCCCGGCCGGGGCGATGAGCTCGGAGCCGGCATCGGTGCATCCGGCGGCCAGGATCAAGGCGAGCGCGGCGGAGAAGCGCCGGGCGGAACTGTATCGTGAGTGAGTCATCGGTCGCGTTGGTTCGTAATTGCGAGTAGAACCTGCGCGATGATTTTCACGGGTTTTTCGGTCCCCGGCATGGTACGATTGACCCAGTACGGCGAAGGGGCGCCGCAACGCGCGGCGCCCCTCCGGTCCTGACCTCCAGAGCTGAAGTCGAGGGCACCACTCGGCGTTGCTCGCCGAGTGATCCGCGCGTCGCGTCAGTAGGCGCTTCCTCTACGACGGCGGATTGGAGAGTCGTTGCGGTGGTACCAGACAAGGAATGAGAACATTGCGAACGCGGGTGCGCCAAGGAGGGTGAGCCCGGCGGCGGCGACCGCCCACCCACGCTCCGCAGACATGCCGAACTGCCACGCCAGCCAGCAGCATCCCCCGCACGCCAGCCACACGGCCGCCAGCACCCACCCTCCGTAGGTGGATCGCAGTGCATTCGCCAGCGGGCGCAGGAGCCAATCGACGAGCGGGATCAGCAACTCGGCGATGAGCCACATGACAATCTCGGCCAGGATCTCCAAATCTCTTCGGATCAGACGGTGCACCCACCTTCGTCGATACATTCCCCCGTGGCGCCGGGTTTCGTCCGCCGGGAGAATGCGCGGTATCCGGTTGCACACCGAGTATCACGTCGCCACTCGCACATGCGACGAGGGGCACCGCATGCCGCGGCACCCCTTGCCCGTGTCTCCCCATCGCACCTGTGGTGTGCTTGAATTAACCGTGCAGGCGACCGCAATCCGTCCGGGCTACTGGAGGTATCGGGTGTTCACGAAGCCGTCGTGATCCAGGTCCCCGTCCAGGTCCACGGAAGCCCAGCCATTTTTCACCGCCGTCTTCGGCGTGATGTACGTGTACGCCTCCGACCGCAGGAAGAGCGACCGGCCGTGCGCCAAATCGCCGATCTTGGGGGCTTCGGCGAGGGGCGCCGCGCGTAGGCCGAGTGTGTCGCCGGGCGTATTCACGCTCATTCGAGGCCCCACGTCCTTGGTGCGCCCAGGTACCAGGGCGTGGAACTTCTCCATCGGAAACGCCGGGCCGGGATCGACCTTGCGCCCCACGGCGATGTCGTCGTGCCCGATGATGTCGACGATGCCGGGATATTCGGCGATCAGCGCGCGACAGATGTCCAGCATCGTGTCGATTTGAGCGTTGGGGTACTTCTCCCACCCGAACTTCCCGCCGCCATTCCTGTGGCGCGCAACCACGACCTGCTCGGCGGTGAATATGCCCGTGACGATCTTCCCGTTCTTGCCCCGGTTGTAGAACTTCCCGTCGGCCTGGGGGCTCAACTGGCCGTAATTGGCGGCCGAGATGCCGAACGCGAAGCCGTTCAGGCTGTCCCGCCCCCGCCAGTTGCTCTTGCCCGCGTGCGAAGCGGCGCGGTCGAACCTAACGCACTGGAGCGGCTTGCCGTTTCGCGCCACCAGGACGTGGTAGCTGTACCCGACGGACTTGAGATAGTCGTACGAGCCCTGGACGCTCCCCCCGGCCGTGTTGTGCAGAACGATGTAGCGCGGCGCGGCTGCGAACGGGGAATCCACCAGCGGCTTGAATTCCGCCCCGGCGAGCCGATGATCGATGATCTTCATGCAGGTCTCCCGTGTTAAAAAGGGATGTGGTGAGCCGTGCTGGAGGTGCTGGGCCACCGAGCCACCCCGGAGGGCGGCTGGCCGTCAGGAACACCCGCCTCGATCATGTTGGTTGGACCGGGCGACGCGAATTCTCGGCAGCGCCGCGTCCACAGACGGTCGGGCTCACGGCGTGAGGCTCACGTCCGGAATCACCAGGTGGGTCTGCGATGTCGCCGAAAGCGCATCCCATCGGCTCAACCACGTCCGTGTAGCCGGTTCGCGAGCAAACCCGGCGTTGAGATCCATCACGTGGTGATGCATCTCGGGCGACAGCATATGCCCGACCAGGGAGATGGCGGTTTCGTTGGCAACCACCTCCTCGGCGTTCTTTCCGTTGGTGAAGCGTGCGCCGTAGATGGAGTTCGCGATACGGCTGGTACCCCTGAGATGGTCGACGTACCGGTGTGACGACTCGTGCACGACCGAATAGATGAGGCCGTCAGCCATGTAGGCCCGATAGTTTTCCGCTGCCTGCGGCAAGCCGTAGATCAGCCGGCTCCCCTGTTGTGGCGTTTCGCCGCGAACCGTCACCTCGTCTATCGAGATCAGGGCGTAGTCGTCATAGAACCTGGTGCTCCCGCTCAGATCGTATCGCCCTTCGACCGTGACGGCCGCCGCGATATCATCTGGTGTCTTGTCGAACGAGATGATGATCCTCGCGAACCGGCGCTTCCATAGAGTATCGGCCATGGAGGGGGCGGTCGGATACATCATCATGGACGTGATGTACGGGTACGCCCTCGATTCAGACAGCTTGATCCGGTCGAGGGCAACGGCAGTGCGGAGCACCATGTCCAAATGCTGCCCACTGTCGCTCCGTACCGTCACCACGAATCGGTCGTACTCGAAGAAGTGCCGCGCATCCACGAGTTCGCTCCGCCCCTC includes:
- a CDS encoding DUF202 domain-containing protein, whose amino-acid sequence is MNPMRDPDRMALERTLLANERTLLAYVRTAMALIIGGASLARFVPGALATAGGWALVILGAVGFVVGAYRFLVLRRYLKGETP
- a CDS encoding DUF5715 family protein, coding for MYGMRRWVVAGLVGVLAAGACAPGAHDDDVNEPDEAGESTPPLSANAPAPAPAPAMDAAAVQARIDARRDSIRAAFGRVNKLKWREVWGLRRDKNAEQIARAQSLGVRVSGEAQIAQLAKQGRLVALEDSTEYWVLRKMTHSVPYMTPDGHAMLREVGRRFHARLDSLGLPRFRMKVTSALRTDETQAELRKINPNASQTVSSHEYGTTLDVSHERFAAPAAPREASPAEWALEVVMMDTVVKYYGKELQAELGRVITEMREEGALMVMMEDAQPVYHMTVARRFRGAR
- a CDS encoding nuclear transport factor 2 family protein, whose translation is MRILRLLALALALVAGDHSLAAQDTPEQQEVRAVVDRMFDAMRAGDSTALRPLFHPTARLQSVSIRESRTVLRGDSIDPFIRAVGTPHEKVWDERISGVEIRVDGPLATAWMNYAFYLDDQFSHCGVNAFQFVRMEAGWQIIQITDTRRRECPWSGQAPRP
- a CDS encoding glycosyl hydrolase family 18 protein, whose product is MTALALFLAAACSAASPTESTQPDGQAQEARKSALPSAPQSVHAVAGDARATVRWTAPYSDGGRTLQSYRVTASPSGATVSVTAPTTTATVTGLANGTAYTFNVVAINSAGAGPASAASAAVTPQAAPTLPPPSGTPGRWVSGYYVGYQRSLYPASEVDFSLMTHIIVGPVLPTSTGGVLTHFDIDDVNGPAMARTLSTRAHQAGRKAILMLGGAGSHAQFVGAASATYREVFVTNLLATMDALGYDGIDVDWEPIQEADKAPLLWLLQQLRARRPGMLITIPVGMVNNNFPATYDGWYAQAARVVDQMNLMSYGMGGAWQGWEVWHHSPLHDAASARPASVASTVDRYLAVGVPAAKLGIGLGFYGTCWKGATQPRVAQTTTTARVGSDNNMSYATIMSSYYDGTAKRWDAAAGVPYLTFSSPKGPNGCNFVSYEDEQSIAAKGDFARARGLGGAIVWTIGEGHLPSAPIGSRDPLLTAAARSFLAQ
- a CDS encoding DUF2272 domain-containing protein, with protein sequence MALPTPFARKLAAVAGDQHSKFHMVNEADPQLCKQIRRYWTELNLGFTSCSSVPWSAVFVSWCVKQAGASATEFKFASAHSVFVHQAIQNALANKGVFHGVEITMHPPQVGDIIQNNRGGATHDYTFAKKHANYTSHSAIVVETGSDALGRYALTIGGNESDSIRRTVVRLTKDGFIKQRNANPFICVIKNLR
- a CDS encoding EthD family reductase, producing the protein MAKLISLYNHPTDEAAFEKYLQETHLEVTRKIPGLRSVEISRGPVMTAEGPGPYHLVLILNFDSMEDLHAGLNTPEGSAAATDAAALGTGGVTVLVFDSAQA
- a CDS encoding GNAT family N-acetyltransferase; the encoded protein is MRERTSTLYIAAHQSSSGTMLPPELTFREATADDAGRISALIASLARYFLADPDRPQDAAAFFETITPATIADSIVSGRYRYHVAESAGELAGIVGVRDAGHLYHLMVAEPFHRRGIASRLWDVAKNAAAADGNTGRFTVNSSVNAVRVYERFGFTATGAVQVQNGIAFVPMELRGDLPSAGRAPDVRVAQDHLSSSQEKSWPS
- a CDS encoding glycosyl hydrolase family 18 protein, whose product is MTHSRYSSARRFSAALALILAAGCTDAGSELIAPAGPSAAKARATVPSAPQSVQASAGDARATVTWTAPASNGGKPISSYRVTTQPGGATLTVTAPATTASITGLANGTTYTFTVAATNSVGTGSASAPSNAVTPQAGTTPPPSSTGRWVSGYYVGYQRSLYPPEEVDFSLMSHIIVGRVLPTSTGGVLTHFDINDVEGPAMARTLSTRAHQAGKKAILMLGGAGTHAQFVGAASSSYRSTFVTNLLATMDDLGYDGIDMDWEPIEEADKAPLLALLQALRARRPGMLITIPVGTVNNNFPGTYDAWYAQAAAVVDQMNVMSYSMSGPWPYWEVWHHSPLNDAATYRPVSISSTVQRYLGVGVPAAKLGIGMGFYGACWKNNYGPREQQNAGTAMVAEDNVMSYANIMAHYYNAAAYRWDAAAGAPYLTFSAPKGPQGCNFISYENEQSIAAKGEFARSQGLGGTIIWTIGQGHLPAAPAGSRDPLLAAAHQAFLAQ
- a CDS encoding N-acetylmuramoyl-L-alanine amidase gives rise to the protein MKIIDHRLAGAEFKPLVDSPFAAAPRYIVLHNTAGGSVQGSYDYLKSVGYSYHVLVARNGKPLQCVRFDRAASHAGKSNWRGRDSLNGFAFGISAANYGQLSPQADGKFYNRGKNGKIVTGIFTAEQVVVARHRNGGGKFGWEKYPNAQIDTMLDICRALIAEYPGIVDIIGHDDIAVGRKVDPGPAFPMEKFHALVPGRTKDVGPRMSVNTPGDTLGLRAAPLAEAPKIGDLAHGRSLFLRSEAYTYITPKTAVKNGWASVDLDGDLDHDGFVNTRYLQ